Proteins from one Malania oleifera isolate guangnan ecotype guangnan chromosome 4, ASM2987363v1, whole genome shotgun sequence genomic window:
- the LOC131153040 gene encoding uncharacterized protein LOC131153040, with product MAIDRPGSASIQNPTQSSKLRWGELEEDDGEDLDFLLPPRQVIGPDETGVKKVIEYKFNEDGNKVKITTTTRIRKLAKARLSKRAVERRSWAKFGDAVHEDVGSRLTMVSTEEIVLERPRAPGSKPEETKVAGDSLAQLGKGGALMLCRTCGKKGDHWTSRCPYKDLAPPSEGFIDKPPAEATPAAAAGAGKTTYVPPGMRAGAERTVPDMRRRNEENSVRVTNLSEDTREPDLHELFRPFGAVSRVYVAVDQKTGMSRGFGFVNFVNKEDAQRAINKLNGYGYDNLILRVEWATPRST from the exons ATGGCGATTGACAGACCAGGTTCAGCTTCGATCCAGAACCCGACCCAGTCAAGCAAGCTCCGATGGGGAGAGCTCGAGGAGGATGACGGGGAGGATCTGGACTTCCTGCTGCCGCCGCGCCAGGTGATCGGCCCCGACGAGACCGGCGTGAAGAAGGTGATCGAATACAAGTTCAACGAAGACGGCAACAAGGTCAAGATCACTACTACCACTCGCATCCGTAAGCTCGCCAAGGCTCGCCTCAGCAAACGCGCTGTCGAGCGCCGCTCCTGGGCCAAGTTCGGCGACGCCGTCCACGAGGACGTTGGCAGCCGACTCACCATGGTCTCCACCGAAGAGATCGTCCTTGAGCGACCTAGGGCTCCTG GTAGCAAGCCTGAAGAGACAAAGGTTGCGGGAGACTCCTTGGCTCAACTTGGGAAAGGTGGTGCTCTTATGTTGTGTAGGACTTGTGGTAAGAAGGGTGACCATTGGACTTCAAGGTGCCCTTACAAGGACCTTGCCCCGCCTTCAGAAGGCTTCATTGATAAGCCTCCTGCAGAAGCCACGcctgctgctgctgctggagCTGGCAAGACAACCTATGTTCCTCCAGGCATGAGGGCGGGTGCAGAGAGAACCGTACCTGATATGAGACGCAGGAACGAAGAGAACTCTGTTCGGGTCACCAACCTCTCCGAAGACACTCGGGAGCCTGACCTGCATGAGCTCTTCCGTCCTTTTGGGGCTGTGAGCCGTGTGTATGTTGCAGTTGATCAGAAAACTGGCATGAGCCGAGGATTTGGCTTTGTCAATTTTGTGAACAAGGAAGACGCGCAAAGAGCCATCAACAAGCTAAATGGGTATGGCTATGACAATCTCATCCTCAGAGTTGAATGGGCCACGCCAAGATCAACCTAg